The window CAGGGTCACCTCCGGACATAATTAAGATTAAAGAATTTAACCCTAACTCCTTTATGAGATTCTTAATAACATGTCGATTTTCAGCATGCGCCAATTCATGTGCTAATACAGCAGCAAGCTCTTCAGCTGATTCAGTCTGTTCAATTAAAGCAGTAAAAATAAAAATCTGACCGTTAAAGGCTGTAAATGCATTTACTTGTTCTGATTTCAAAATATGAATATCATACTGATAACTTAATGAATCCATTCCAGTAGATAACCTATCCATTATAATATTTAGAGTTGAATCAACTGATTCATCTTCTATAGATTCATACTCTTTGAATATTTGATCATTAAAGAAATCAGCTATCTCATCCTCTTTCTGGAAAGATATTAATTCATTCTTCTCAGTAGTGGTAGAAAAATATGTAAAACCAGCCCAAATGGCTAGAGCAAAGATTAAGATAATTAATAAGTCTCTTAAATTCTTATTCATGCTATTTAGGAGGTTGGTTTACAATTCTATTTTGTTCAAAGGATTTCTTTTTAAAAACAGATTGATAAGAAAGTCTACCGAATAAAATAAAGTAATACATTTCTCCTTTTCTAGCTTTTACCGCACCTATCAGACTAAAAATTATGTATAATAAATTGGCAATTCCTACCAACCATAAATAGCCTTTAAACACATCCGTAAAGGGATAATCAAGAAAAATAATTCTTAAACCCCAAAATACAGCTACCGCATTCAATAATGAGGTAGGCAATTGACTTAATAAGGATTGCAAAGCATGAAAACGAACAAAGAGACTTTTACCTTTATTTATATAATAATATATAATGGCAGCAATTAAATTAAGAATTGGTAATGGAAGGCCTGCGCCTAATGCTGCAAACATCATTAGGTAAGCCCCCATTGCATCTTCTTTTTCCCTAATATCTATTTCATCAGGTTGCGGAATGCTTTGGTAATTATCTACAGTCATCTTATTGCATTGGTTTTCCGGTAAACGGAGGGTAAATATCAGTCATATATGACATATAAAGATTAACTCTGGTGCTCCATCTAAATGTACCTACAATAAACTCATGCCATGATTTCGGGTATTCTCCTGTGAAAAGCACTACCCACCATGCGACAAATGCTAATATTTGACACCAGATTAATCGAAAGAAAAGTATAAAGGCATGTGGAATAATAACATATATGGCGCCAAAAAATAATCTTAGTAATACCAACCCTCGACTGATCCTTTCTGGGTATTGAACCTGTATTTCTACATAAGGATCTTTTGCATCTAGACCAAATGGTGGATAATCATCAGCTAAATTAAATATACGAGCATTAACTCTTGTTTGCCATCTAATTAGTTGAACTTGGTATTCAAAAAAGCTTTCTGGATACCTTCCTGTGAATAAAATCACAAAGAATGAGATGATTTGTAAAACACCTCCCCAAATTCCAAGGAACATTAAAAGGAAAAAATGAGGTATTTGAATATATATCCATCCAAAGAAGGATCTTAATAATAATTCACCACGCGAATAGCGATCTTGGTGTTTAATCTGAAAAGTTAACATGTTCAATTAGGTTTTATGAGGCCTGAAATTGTGAAAATTTTAGATTAAATACAACTATTGGAGTAATTATAACTAATGTATTAATTACAAATAGAGAATATTGAAAGTATAAGAAAAAAGCCCGAATCAAATTCGAGCTTTTCATTTTAATTACTATTAATCTATTTCTTAAAATTCGTAAGCTTGTTTTTCTAAAACGTGATCAGCAACTGATCTTCTTACTTCTTTTAAGTTCATAGGCTCAATTTTACTAAAACGCTTCAGCCCTAACAACATCATTCGTTGCTCATCTCCTTCAGCGAAGGCAAAAATTGCCTCTTTACCTGCTCTATTAGCTACCTCTACAGCTCTATGCAGATATAATTTTGTCATATTGATTTGCTGCTCGCAAGCTTTTTCTCCTTTAATGCCAATTAACTTTTCGGTTCTTAATAAAGCAGATTCTGCTGTATATACTTCTATCAGCATATCGGCTAAGTTCATTAAGATTTCCTGTTCATGAGACAGCTTTTGCATATACTTTTGAACTGCAGCACCAGAAATCATTAAGCCAGCTTTCTTTAAGTTAGCTAATACTTTCTTTTCTTTTGCGAATAAAGTATCCTCTTCTTCAGCACCGAAATCAGGAATAGAAGTTAATTCTTTCTGAACATTCATGGCTGGAGTCATTAAATCAAGCTTACCCTTCATAGCTCTTTTCAATAACATATCAATAGTTAACATTCTATTGATTTCATTAGTACCCTCGAATATTCTATTAATACGAGCATCTCTGTAAGCTCTATCCATTGGAGCATCAGCAGAGAATCCCATACCGCCATAAATCTGTACTCCTTCATCTGCTACATAATCTAACACCTCTGATGCATGTACTTTCATAATTGCACATTCAATGGCAAATTCTTCTACAGATTTTAATTTAGCTTCTGCTTCATCCATACCATTAGCGATCATATCCTCATAAGCATCATCAATATTCTGACCTGCTCTGTAAGCTGCCGATTCAGAAGCATAGGTTCTTGCAGCCATTTCAGCTACTTTGTGTTTGATAGCGCCAAAGCTACCGATAGAAGTTCCAAACTGCTTTCTTTCATTAGCATATTGAGAAGCTTGAGCGATAATACCTTTTGAAGCACCAATTGCAGAAGCTCCTAATTTAATTCTCCCAATATTTAAGATATTAACGGCAATTTTAAAACCGTTTTCTCTTTCAGATAGCATGTTCTCAACTGGAACTTTGCAATCATTAAAGAATACCTGACGAGTAGAAGAACCTTTAATACCCATCTTAGCTTCTTCTTCATTCATAGTAACACCACCAAATTCTTTTTCAACTATGAAAGCTGATAAGTTTTTGTCATCATCAATTTTAGCAAAAACGATAAATACATCTGCAAAACCACCATTCGTGATCCACATTTTTTGACCATTAATGATATAGTGTTTTTTATCATCAGATAAAACTGCTTTCGTTTTCGCAGCATTAGCATCAGAACCAGAATCTGGCTCAGTTAGGCAGTATGATGCTTTCCACTCACCAGTTGCTAATTTTGGTAAGTATTTTTTCTTTTGCTCTTCAGTACCGTAATATAAAATTGGCAAAGTACCTATACCAGTATGTGCCGATAACGCAACAGCAAATGAATGCCCTGCTCCAATTACTTCTGCTACTAGCATTGAAGTATTGAAATCCATACCGAAACCTTCATATTCTTCAGGAACTGATGTACCTAAAAGACCTAATTCACCTGATTTATCCAATAACTTAGGCATTAATTCAGGATTCCCTTTTACGTCATCAATTTCATCTAATCTAGGATAGATTTCTTGTTCTAAGAAATCTTTACAAGTTTGAGCAATCATTTGCTGCTCTTCTGTCCACTCTTCTGGAGTGAATACTGCCTGAGCAGGAGTTTCTTCAATAAGAAAAGCTCCTCCTTTTGCTGTGAATTTTTTCTCTGTAGTACTCATAATATTAATGTTTAGTATTTGGTATCTGTAATGCTTTCTCCTTCATCATAGATGAAAAAGAAACACCAGAATAAATTTAATTTTGGATACTAGAATCTAGATTCTAGACTCTAGTATCATATTTTTTTACATCATTTCGTAAATGCCGGCAATACCTTGTCCACCACCAATACATGCTGTAACCATTCCGTATTTACCGTTAGTTCTCTTCAATTCATTTAAAACTTGAACTGAAAGTTTTGCACCAGAACATCCTAATGGGTGACCTAATGCAATAGCTCCACCATTTACATTTAATTTCGATTGATCTAAATCCAATTCTCTAATCACAGCTAATGATTGAGCTGCAAATGCTTCATTCAATTCAATTAAATCAATGTCGTTTAATTTTAAGCCTGCATTCTTTAGTGCTTTAGGCACAGCTTCAACTGGACCTATACCCATAATTCTTGGCTCAACACCTGCAACACCAAAACCTACCATTCTTGCGATAGGCTTAACATTTAATTCTTTCACCATTCTTTCTGACATCACCATGGTGAATGATGCACCATCATTAGTTGGTGAAGAATTACCAGCGGTAACTGAACCTCCTTGAGCAAATACCGGTCTTAGTTTTCCTAAAACTTCAGTACTTGTTCCAGCTCTAGGACCTTCATCTTTATCAACCGTAAAGTCTCTTGTTTTCTTTTTACCATTCTCAACATATGTTTCCTTTACATTAATAGGCACGATTTCATCATCGAATTTCCCCTCTTTTTGGGCCTGTAAAGCTTTCATGTGAGAATTATATGCAAACTCATCCTGATCTTCTCTTGAGATTTTCCATTGCTGTGCAATTTGCTCAGCTGTTAAACCCATTGAAGTATAATAATCAGGCGTTTCAGTTGCTATTTTATAATTCAAGGCTGTTTTATAACCCATAATTGGTACCATAGACATTGATTCTGTACCTCCAGCAATGATAATATCACCATAACCAGCCTGAATTTTTGAGGCTGCAATATTAATTGCTTCTAATCCAGATCCACAATATCTATTGATCACCATACCGGGCACTTCTTTTCCTAATGCTAATAAGGAAATCATTCTTCCCATTTGCATTCCTTGCTCCGCTTCTTGCACAGCATTACCTACGATAAGGTCATCTACCATTTTATTCTCAACGCCATCAACTTGAGAAACCAAGTGCTTGATGACATCAGAGGCTAGATCATCCGGGCGAGTAAACCGGAAACCTCCTTTTTTGGCTCTTGTTACAGCCGTTCTATATCCTGCTACTATATATGCGTCCATTTTTTTTATTTTTTAGATTTTTAGAATCTAGAACCTAGAGTCTAGACTTCTACATTCATTTTCTTAATAAAAGAATTAAGCATTTTCTGGACTTCATCTAAAATATCTTTAACATGATCAAAATTTCTTTCTGATAGAAAGCCCAGCTCTTTACTTAACAACAATTGAGTTTCTAGTTCAAAACTAGAACCGATAGATATTCTCAAGAACCTAGAAAAATCTTTGCTTGAATCTCTCGAAGATCCTTCAGCTATATTAGACGGTATAGAAACTGCACACCTTCTAATCTGAGATGTCAATCCAAATCTTTCCTCCGAGGGAAAAGTATTTGTGATTTGATAAACCGATAGAGACAGCTCCATTGATTTCTCCCAAATTTTAAGTTTTTTATAATTATGCATTTTCAATCTTTCATCTATTATCTAAACATCTAATATCTGTGTTCTAATTACGAAGTGGTTTACCTCCTTGTAAAACTGATTGAATTCTTTCGAGTGTTTTCTTCTCACCCAATAATGACAAGAATGCTTCTCTTTCTAAATCCAATAGGTATTGTTCAGAAACTTCTTGAGGATAAGATAAGTCTCCACCACACATCACATAAGCTAACTTATCAGCTATCTTTTGATCGTGTTCAGAAATATATCTTCCCATCTTCATTCCATTAACACCTGCCTTAAATAAAGCGATACCTGTTTTTCCTTGAACTTTGATATCTTCTCTTTGAACTGGCATTGTGTAGCCTGCATCTGCTAATCGAATAGCAGCTTGTTTAGCATCCGCTATCTGTCTGCTTCTATTTACACTAATTCCATCAGATGGTCTCAAGATCCCCATATCAATTGCCTCATGAGCAGAAGTTGCCACTTTTGCCATTGCAATATTCATATAAGCGTTTTGTAAAGCATTTAGCTCAACATCACCATCTTGGAATCTGTCTGCAACGCGAAGGGCATTTTCTTTAGTACCTCCACCACCAGGAATAACACCAACTCCAACTTCTACTAAACCAATATAAGTTTCAGCAGATGCCTGAATGTGGTCAGCGTGCATAGATAACTCGCAACCGCCACCTAAAGCCATATTATGAGGAGCCACTACTACTGGAACAGCAGAATAACGCGCACGCATCATAGTTTGCTGGAATTGACGAATCATGAAATCTAATTCATCATACTCTTGTTCAATGGCAAACATAAATACCATACCTAGGTTGGCCCCTAATGAGAAATTCGATCCTTCATTTGAGATTACAACCCCTCTGTATTTTTCTTCTGCCATTGAAATACCTTTATTGATGGCTTCAACAACGCCACCTCCTAAAGTATTTGATTTAGACCTGAATTCTACATTAATAATTCCATCCCCAAGATCAATGATTCCTGCTTCGGCATTACTCCATATTTCTTTTCCACTTTCTTTTAAGTTTTCAAGAATAATGAACTCTTCAGTACCAGGAATATTTACATATTTCTTGCTATCGATGTCATAATATTGTTTCTGACCTGCTTCTACTCTGTAGAAAGAATCAGCACCTGAATCTAGCATATCATAAACCCATTGATTTGGTTTATAACCTGCTTCTTCCATTTTCTCAACTGTTTTCTTAACACCAAGAGTATCCCAAGTTTCAAATGGACCAATTTCCCAACCAAATCCAGTACAAATTGCCTGATCAATTCTGTATAATTCGTCAGAAATTTCAGGAATACGGTTAGATGAATATTGGAATAAGCCATAGAATGAATCTCTGTAGAATTCACCTGCCTTATCTTTGCCACCTAAAAGAACTGGGAATCTATCTTTTAGATTTGAAACCTGCTTACTTGCTTCAAGTGTAGCAAATTTTGGTTTCGTTTTGGGCTTATATTCCATTGAATCTAAGTCTAAGGTTAAGATCTCAGTCTTACCATCTTTCTTAGTTTTTTTATAGAATCCTTGACCTGTCTTATCTCCTAACCACTTATTTTCTTCTAATTTCCCAATTACGTCTGGTAATTTGAATGTATCTCTAGATTCATCATTAGGTAGATTATCATATAAACCATTTGCTACCTTAATTAAAGTATCTAAACCTACAACATCAGAAGTTCTGAACGTAGCTGATTTTGGTCTACCGATTGCTGGTCCTGTTAATTTATCAATTTCATCAATGTTTAACCCAAGTTTTTGCATTGAATCTACCACTTTTAAGATAGCGTATATCCCTACTCGGTTAGCAATGAATGCTGGAGTATCTTTACATAATACAGTAGTCTTACCCAAATACAGATCTCCGTAATGCATTAAGAAATCTGTGATTGATTGATCCGTTTTAGGAGTTGGGATTATCTCTAATAATTTTAAGTAACGTGGTGGGTTAAAGAAGTGGGTTCCAATAAAGTGTTTCTGGAAGTCTTCACTTCTATCTTCCAACATCATATGAATAGGAATACCTGATGTATTAGAAGATATAATTGTACCCTTAGTTCTGTGTTTCTCTACATTTTCAAAAACCTGCTTTTTGATATCTAGACGCTCAACCACAGCTTCTAATACCCAATCGCAATCTTTAATTTTGTGCATATCATCATCGAAATTGCCTAATGTAATTCTTTTGGCAAAGTCTTTATGATATAGGGAAGCAGGTTTTCCTTTTAAAGTTGATTGAAAGGCATCGTTTACAATACGATTTCTCACCTGAGGATCTTCCTTAGTTAGGCCTTGTTTTTTTTCAGCATCCGTAAGTTCGAAAGGTACAATATCTAGTAAAAGCACCTCCACACCTATGTTAGCAAAATGGCAAGCAATCCTTGAACCCATGATGCCAGAACCTAAAACGGCTACTTTTCTAATGTTTCGTTTCATTTAGTCGTTGTGGTTTAAATTTTAAAAATTAATGAACTGATTCTTTATTTTTATATATGTCACTATTTTCAATAATGTCATTTACACTATTGATGACATCAAAAAAAACTTCCAATTTCTCCTGATCAATAGTTTTGATCACTTCCTCATTGAAAGTTTTTACCGTCTCTCTTGATATAGCTTTTTTCTCTATCCCTAAGTCTGTTAAGAATATTCTTACTGATCTTTTATCTTCAGGATCTGGCTTTTTATAAATTAAGCCTTTCTCCTCCATATTTTTAAGCATTCTGGTCAGACTTCTACTCTCTAACCCCATTAAGGGAGCTATTTTAGTAGCTGGAGTTCCTTCTTTGGTATTGATATTAAGTAATACAAACCCTATCGAAGTTGTAATTCCATGCTTTACCGCCTGTTGATTGTACATGCGCGAAATAGCATGCCAGGCCGCTTTTATGTTGTAGTCTATTGATTCTTCTCTTTTCATGGAATTCAAATATACAAAAATATAGTATGCATGCATACTATATTTTGAAAAAATATTTCTTTTGGTGAAAAAATTTATTCACAGAAGAATACTTCAGTAAAAACGAAATAGGAAACATAAAGGATGTGTTTATATCATATTAACTACAATCTGCTATTTCACGATCATCATAATTAAGAGTAGACAAAAAATGAAGAGTATTTAGTGTATTGTCATCTAGTTAGCAGATTGGTCATGATAATAATACTCCGTTAGAAGTATTTAATTTGGTGGTTGTTCAAACTTATCCGTAACTGGTTTATCATTTAAATTAAACCTATGGTTAATCCCTATGGTAATTGGAAAGGTGGTAAAGCTATCTAATGAAGAATTATTTTGAGAGTCAGAAATAACGCTTCTCCCCATTACACTCACAAACCAATCAAAATTATCGGTAATTCCTCTACCAAGCTTCAATCCATAATTAAAAGAAAGATTTGTGCTGGCCAATTCAGATATATCATCGAAAGTGATGGTACTAGCTCCCATACCTCCATGAGCGGATATTCTCCAATCCGTTTGCCCCTGATCTGTAAATAGGTATTCCACACCAGCCGAATAATGCCAAATCTGACTGTCATCAAAACCTAGTATGCCAGGAAGCAATTCAGTTGTTAGATCAGTCCTTAATATTAACCTTTCTCTGACAGAATAACCTAGTCTAGCTCCAACATTAAATCCAGTACTGACGCGATTTGCTAAACTGCCCGTTGGAAAAGAAGGACCTGCTCTCAACTCCACATTCCAAGGAAAAATAGGGTTTTCGCCCTGGGAAATTGCTTTAAATGAGTTGCTAACACTAAATAAAAAAACAATTGCCGAAATAGTAATTATTTTAGCTCTTGTAAAATAAATCATATAAAGTATTCTATTAAAAAAATGCTTAGTACTAATTAAAAACGAAGCTATAGAACATATGTTTCAAATTATTAATTATCAGCACTTTACGACTAATATCACATATCAACTAACGGAAGCCGCTTGCAATAATAATCCACAGATATAAGCTGCATAAGTACCTAAAACATAACCTAGCACGGCTAATAAAACACCAACCGGGGCTAAACTTGGGTGAAAAGCACCTGCTACAATGGGGGCTGAAGCTGCACCACCCACATTGGCTTGACTACCAACGGCTACAAAAAAGAATGGCGCCTTTATTAATTTAGCTATCAATAGAAGGACTATTACATGAATAGACATCCAAATAGCGCCCACAATAAAAAATCCTGGATTATCAAATATTTCAGTAACATCCATAAGCATTCCAATAGAGGCCACTAATATGTAAATCATAACACTTCCTAACCTTGACGCTCCTACTCCTTCTAATTTCCTAGCTTTTGTGAATGAAAGCATTAAACCTATGGTCGTGGCAATTATTACAATCCAGAAAAATGATGACGTTAAACTAAACTTATCTAACTGAGGGGCATTTTCTGCTATCCATGGCGCTATAAGATCTGCCCCAAAATGAGCTATCGCTGTAGCCCCAAAGCCTACCGCTAGAACGGTAACTACCTCATGCAAATGAGGAATTTTCATAATAGAGGCTTGATATTTCTCAATTCCCACTTTCACTTCCTCAATCGCAGAGGCATCTGCTTTTAATTTTTTATCTAGTTTTTTTGAAATTCCGACACCATATAATAAGAAGGCCATCCAAATATTAGCTATAATAACATCCACAGTTACCATAGTGGCAAAGAGATCTTCGCTTGCTCCGAAAGTTTCAAACATAGCTGCCTGATTAGCACCTCCACCGATCCAACTTCCTGCAATAGTGGCCATTCCTCTCCATACTGCATCTGGACCAACTCCTCCTACAACATCAGGAGCAAATGATGAAACTATTAGGATTGCTATTGGTCCTCCAATTACAATACCTAAGGTGCCGGCCAAAAACATAACCACAGCTTTAGTTCCTAAACTTGAGATCGCTTTTAAATCAACCGATAAGGTTAATAATACTAATGATGTGGGTAATAGATATCGAGATGCCACAAAATAGAGATTAGAATCTTCACCGGATACTATACCGAATGTATTTAATAAAGAAGGTAGGAAATAACATAATAAAACAGAAGGTACGAAGCGGTAGAATTTTTTCCATCCTTCCTTTTTACTTGATGCAGTAACAAATACGAATGCTAAAATGATAAATAATAATCCTAAAGTAACGGCATCATTAGTAATTAAAGGCTTCTCCATTATTTATAATGTTCTTTTAAAATTTCAACAAATTCACTGAGGATCATAGCAGTTGCTCCCCACACAACTTTTTCATCAATATCAAAAAAAGGAGCTTTCAATCTAACTTCCTTTGCGACCGTTAATTCCTTCTCTTGTATGGTTTGAGGATGGATTAAATGTTCCAATTCTGCTTGAAAAATATGTTCGACTTCTCGAGGATCTCTTGAAAATTCTGGTTTTTCATTTAAGATGCTAATGACAGGCTTTACAATAAAGTTACTAGCTGTCACATTCAAGTCAGATAAACTACCGATTACTTGCTGATCGGATATTTTTACTCCAATTTCCTCATAAGTTTCTCTAATAGCTGTTTCGATCAATGTTTGATCAGAATCTTCCTTTTTCCCACCTGGCAAACTCACTTGTCCACCATGCACCCCCTGATACGGTGGTCGTTTCATTAAAGGGAAATAAACCTTATTATCAAAAGGATATAAAGCGATCATGACTGCCCCTTTTTTTGGCGGTTCACTATACTTCATTTTAAAACGCTGCCCTATTGGCTTTGCCATCATTTGCTGATGAGCATTATCACCAGGTAGAGCTTTTAATAATCGTTCAGTAAGAAAATCTTTTAAATCTGCTATCATGAATAATCAACAATTATACAAAACATATTAAAGCTTTCATTAAAAACTTTCGAACTATCACGAAAGCTCAATAATTTTTTACTTTTCAACTCAACTAAATTTCTAACTCTTGTTCTTAGAAAAATATCATTATAAAATGATCCTTTTAAATAATTTTTGGGGTAATAGTATTTAAAGTACTATTTAGTTCATGATAAAACGAAGAAAA is drawn from Marivirga arenosa and contains these coding sequences:
- a CDS encoding MarR family winged helix-turn-helix transcriptional regulator — its product is MKREESIDYNIKAAWHAISRMYNQQAVKHGITTSIGFVLLNINTKEGTPATKIAPLMGLESRSLTRMLKNMEEKGLIYKKPDPEDKRSVRIFLTDLGIEKKAISRETVKTFNEEVIKTIDQEKLEVFFDVINSVNDIIENSDIYKNKESVH
- a CDS encoding M48 family metallopeptidase; translation: MNKNLRDLLIILIFALAIWAGFTYFSTTTEKNELISFQKEDEIADFFNDQIFKEYESIEDESVDSTLNIIMDRLSTGMDSLSYQYDIHILKSEQVNAFTAFNGQIFIFTALIEQTESAEELAAVLAHELAHAENRHVIKNLIKELGLNSLILIMSGGDPVVLQEISKLVVSSGFSRKMEREADEYAVKYLKAAELNPNRLTQFFLKLKQSKANIPDAFKWVSSHPGLKDRIEYVTKQLGDSTYEKPFDIDWKEFKELTKIN
- a CDS encoding four helix bundle protein, which encodes MHNYKKLKIWEKSMELSLSVYQITNTFPSEERFGLTSQIRRCAVSIPSNIAEGSSRDSSKDFSRFLRISIGSSFELETQLLLSKELGFLSERNFDHVKDILDEVQKMLNSFIKKMNVEV
- a CDS encoding 3-hydroxyacyl-CoA dehydrogenase/enoyl-CoA hydratase family protein, whose translation is MKRNIRKVAVLGSGIMGSRIACHFANIGVEVLLLDIVPFELTDAEKKQGLTKEDPQVRNRIVNDAFQSTLKGKPASLYHKDFAKRITLGNFDDDMHKIKDCDWVLEAVVERLDIKKQVFENVEKHRTKGTIISSNTSGIPIHMMLEDRSEDFQKHFIGTHFFNPPRYLKLLEIIPTPKTDQSITDFLMHYGDLYLGKTTVLCKDTPAFIANRVGIYAILKVVDSMQKLGLNIDEIDKLTGPAIGRPKSATFRTSDVVGLDTLIKVANGLYDNLPNDESRDTFKLPDVIGKLEENKWLGDKTGQGFYKKTKKDGKTEILTLDLDSMEYKPKTKPKFATLEASKQVSNLKDRFPVLLGGKDKAGEFYRDSFYGLFQYSSNRIPEISDELYRIDQAICTGFGWEIGPFETWDTLGVKKTVEKMEEAGYKPNQWVYDMLDSGADSFYRVEAGQKQYYDIDSKKYVNIPGTEEFIILENLKESGKEIWSNAEAGIIDLGDGIINVEFRSKSNTLGGGVVEAINKGISMAEEKYRGVVISNEGSNFSLGANLGMVFMFAIEQEYDELDFMIRQFQQTMMRARYSAVPVVVAPHNMALGGGCELSMHADHIQASAETYIGLVEVGVGVIPGGGGTKENALRVADRFQDGDVELNALQNAYMNIAMAKVATSAHEAIDMGILRPSDGISVNRSRQIADAKQAAIRLADAGYTMPVQREDIKVQGKTGIALFKAGVNGMKMGRYISEHDQKIADKLAYVMCGGDLSYPQEVSEQYLLDLEREAFLSLLGEKKTLERIQSVLQGGKPLRN
- a CDS encoding NUDIX hydrolase, producing the protein MIADLKDFLTERLLKALPGDNAHQQMMAKPIGQRFKMKYSEPPKKGAVMIALYPFDNKVYFPLMKRPPYQGVHGGQVSLPGGKKEDSDQTLIETAIRETYEEIGVKISDQQVIGSLSDLNVTASNFIVKPVISILNEKPEFSRDPREVEHIFQAELEHLIHPQTIQEKELTVAKEVRLKAPFFDIDEKVVWGATAMILSEFVEILKEHYK
- a CDS encoding DUF4389 domain-containing protein, producing MLTFQIKHQDRYSRGELLLRSFFGWIYIQIPHFFLLMFLGIWGGVLQIISFFVILFTGRYPESFFEYQVQLIRWQTRVNARIFNLADDYPPFGLDAKDPYVEIQVQYPERISRGLVLLRLFFGAIYVIIPHAFILFFRLIWCQILAFVAWWVVLFTGEYPKSWHEFIVGTFRWSTRVNLYMSYMTDIYPPFTGKPMQ
- a CDS encoding thiolase family protein; translation: MDAYIVAGYRTAVTRAKKGGFRFTRPDDLASDVIKHLVSQVDGVENKMVDDLIVGNAVQEAEQGMQMGRMISLLALGKEVPGMVINRYCGSGLEAINIAASKIQAGYGDIIIAGGTESMSMVPIMGYKTALNYKIATETPDYYTSMGLTAEQIAQQWKISREDQDEFAYNSHMKALQAQKEGKFDDEIVPINVKETYVENGKKKTRDFTVDKDEGPRAGTSTEVLGKLRPVFAQGGSVTAGNSSPTNDGASFTMVMSERMVKELNVKPIARMVGFGVAGVEPRIMGIGPVEAVPKALKNAGLKLNDIDLIELNEAFAAQSLAVIRELDLDQSKLNVNGGAIALGHPLGCSGAKLSVQVLNELKRTNGKYGMVTACIGGGQGIAGIYEMM
- a CDS encoding DUF4870 domain-containing protein is translated as MTVDNYQSIPQPDEIDIREKEDAMGAYLMMFAALGAGLPLPILNLIAAIIYYYINKGKSLFVRFHALQSLLSQLPTSLLNAVAVFWGLRIIFLDYPFTDVFKGYLWLVGIANLLYIIFSLIGAVKARKGEMYYFILFGRLSYQSVFKKKSFEQNRIVNQPPK
- a CDS encoding DUF819 family protein encodes the protein MEKPLITNDAVTLGLLFIILAFVFVTASSKKEGWKKFYRFVPSVLLCYFLPSLLNTFGIVSGEDSNLYFVASRYLLPTSLVLLTLSVDLKAISSLGTKAVVMFLAGTLGIVIGGPIAILIVSSFAPDVVGGVGPDAVWRGMATIAGSWIGGGANQAAMFETFGASEDLFATMVTVDVIIANIWMAFLLYGVGISKKLDKKLKADASAIEEVKVGIEKYQASIMKIPHLHEVVTVLAVGFGATAIAHFGADLIAPWIAENAPQLDKFSLTSSFFWIVIIATTIGLMLSFTKARKLEGVGASRLGSVMIYILVASIGMLMDVTEIFDNPGFFIVGAIWMSIHVIVLLLIAKLIKAPFFFVAVGSQANVGGAASAPIVAGAFHPSLAPVGVLLAVLGYVLGTYAAYICGLLLQAASVS
- a CDS encoding acyl-CoA dehydrogenase family protein, which translates into the protein MSTTEKKFTAKGGAFLIEETPAQAVFTPEEWTEEQQMIAQTCKDFLEQEIYPRLDEIDDVKGNPELMPKLLDKSGELGLLGTSVPEEYEGFGMDFNTSMLVAEVIGAGHSFAVALSAHTGIGTLPILYYGTEEQKKKYLPKLATGEWKASYCLTEPDSGSDANAAKTKAVLSDDKKHYIINGQKMWITNGGFADVFIVFAKIDDDKNLSAFIVEKEFGGVTMNEEEAKMGIKGSSTRQVFFNDCKVPVENMLSERENGFKIAVNILNIGRIKLGASAIGASKGIIAQASQYANERKQFGTSIGSFGAIKHKVAEMAARTYASESAAYRAGQNIDDAYEDMIANGMDEAEAKLKSVEEFAIECAIMKVHASEVLDYVADEGVQIYGGMGFSADAPMDRAYRDARINRIFEGTNEINRMLTIDMLLKRAMKGKLDLMTPAMNVQKELTSIPDFGAEEEDTLFAKEKKVLANLKKAGLMISGAAVQKYMQKLSHEQEILMNLADMLIEVYTAESALLRTEKLIGIKGEKACEQQINMTKLYLHRAVEVANRAGKEAIFAFAEGDEQRMMLLGLKRFSKIEPMNLKEVRRSVADHVLEKQAYEF